A portion of the Tiliqua scincoides isolate rTilSci1 chromosome 3, rTilSci1.hap2, whole genome shotgun sequence genome contains these proteins:
- the LOC136643897 gene encoding olfactory receptor 52N1-like — MATSNHTVGTFTFFILNGIPGLEAAHVWIALPLCSMYLVAMVGNCGLLYLIRVEEALHRPMYYFLSMLSLTDIFAINCVMPKTAAILWFKRKEIDFNACLIQMFIIHTLAGMESGVLMLMALDRFLAICHPLRYATILTNMVIAKIGLVTFLRVAVLVLPFPFLVRRLPYCHTNVIAHTYCDHMSVVKIACASAQIDAIYGLTVASVLGGLDILSISLSYVMILRAVVGLSSKDARSKAFGTCTSHVCAILITYTPAFFTFFSHRFGGHTIPPHAHIIMANIYLLTPPMLNPIVYGVKTKQIRDSVLKLFHPGKPIPLDES; from the coding sequence aTGGCAACATCTAACCACACTGTGGGCACCTTCACCTTCTTCATCCTGAATGGGATTCCAGGCCTGGAAGCCGCCCACGTCTGGATCGCCCTTCCCTTGTGCTCCATGTATCTCGTTGCCATGGTGGGGAACTGTGGCCTCCTCTACCTCATCCGGGTGGAAGAAGCTCTTCACAGGCCCATGTACTATTTTCTCAGCATGCTTTCCCTCACTGACATTTTTGCGATCAATTGTGTGATGCCAAAAACTGCTGCCATCTTGTGGTTCAAACGGAAAGAGATTGACTTTAATGCCTGCCTGATCCAGATGTTTATTATCCACACACTCGCTGGGATGGAGTCTGGTGTCCTCATGCTCATGGCCCTGGACCGATTTCTGGCCATCTGTCACCCACTGAGATATGCCACCATCTTGACCAACATGGTAATTGCCAAGATTGGCCTGGTCACCTTCCTCCGGGTAGCTGTGCTGGTACTTCCCTTCCCCTTTTTGGTCAGAAGATTGCCATATTGCCACACTAATGTCATTGCTCACACCTACTGTGACCACATGTCTGTGGTGAAGATAGCCTGTGCTAGTGCACAGATTGATGCAATCTATGGCTTGACGGTAGCTTCAGTCCTTGGAGGACTCGACATTCTCTCAATTAGCTTGTCCTACGTCATGATCCTCAGAGCCGTGGTGGGCCTGTCTTCCAAGGACGCTCGCAGCAAGGCCTTCGGCACCTGCACGTCTCACGTCTGCGCAATTCTGATCACCTACACGCCAGCATTTTTCACCTTCTTCAGCCACCGCTTTGGAGGCCACACCATCCCTCCCCACGCTCACATCATTATGGCCAACATCTACTTGCTTACACCCCCCATGCTCAACCCCATTGTGTATGGGGTGAAGACCAAGCAGATCCGGGACAGCGTCTTGAAACTGTTCCACCCAGGAAAGCCCATTCCGTTGGATGAATCTTAA